In Bactrocera oleae isolate idBacOlea1 chromosome 5, idBacOlea1, whole genome shotgun sequence, a genomic segment contains:
- the Scamp gene encoding secretory carrier-associated membrane protein 1 isoform X2 has translation MSGFDDPFGENPFADPAIQQATRINSGNNAAVVQPLSQNAPPTAASTSIQITTEELQRRQEELDRKAAELDRREQQLQGNVPQLNNWPPLPDNFCVKPCFYQDFNLEIPPEFQKLVKHLYYTWMFYTMTMVLNIIGGLIILFYSGKITTFGLALFYAMLSTPASYICWFRPAYKAFRNDSSFNFMVFFFVYFFQTVLTVFQAVGLPDTGYCGFYIAISQFEGTASSIIVGLLLLCIAFCFATTAAANIMMITKIHSIYRSTGASMAKAQQEFATEFMRNQHIQHAASSAVNTAINSQINNSRY, from the exons ATGTCTGGTTTTGACGACCCTTTTGGTGAAAATCCTTTTGCCGATCCAGCTATACAACAGGCAACAAGA ATAAACTCTGGTAATAATGCAGCAGTCGTCCAGCCTTTATCGCAAAACGCCCCTCCTACTGCTGCAAGTACGAGTATTCAAATAACTACTGAGGAATTGCag CGCCGTCAAGAAGAATTAGATCGCAAAGCTGCTGAATTAGATAGAAGAGAACAGCAGCTCCAAGGGAATGTTCCTCAACTTAATAATTGGCCACCATTACCGGATAATTTTTGTGTGAAGCCATGTTTTTATCAGGATTTCAATTTGGAGATTCCGCCAGAATTTCAGAAACTTGTAAAACACTTGTACTACACATGGAtgt TTTACACCATGACTATGGTACTCAATATAATTGGTGgactaataattttattttactctgGGAAAATTACAACCTTTGGCTTAGCATTATTTTACGCAATGCTTTCTACTCCCGCATCTTACATTTGTTG GTTTCGACCGGCATATAAAGCTTTCCGAAACGATTCCAGTTTTAATTTCATGGTATTTTTCTTTGTATACTTCTTTCAAACTGTGCTTACAGTTTTTCAAGCCGTCGGTCTTCCCGACACGGGGTATTGTGGATTTTATATTGCCATTTCGCAATTTGAAGGAACAGCATCGAGTATCATTGTTGGACTACTTTTACTTTGCATAGCTTTTTGTTTTGCAACAACCGCCGCTGCAAATATAATGATGATTACGAAG ATTCACTCAATTTACCGTAGCACTGGGGCCAGTATGGCTAAAGCGCAGCAAGAATTCGCAACAGAATTTATGAGAAATCAGCACATACAACACGCTGCTTCTTCGGCAGTGAATACCGCAATAAATTCACAGATTAACAACAGTAGATACTAA
- the Scamp gene encoding secretory carrier-associated membrane protein 1 isoform X1 yields MSGFDDPFGENPFADPAIQQATRVTTNIQNSLEDYNPFEPDNDKHKLQINSGNNAAVVQPLSQNAPPTAASTSIQITTEELQRRQEELDRKAAELDRREQQLQGNVPQLNNWPPLPDNFCVKPCFYQDFNLEIPPEFQKLVKHLYYTWMFYTMTMVLNIIGGLIILFYSGKITTFGLALFYAMLSTPASYICWFRPAYKAFRNDSSFNFMVFFFVYFFQTVLTVFQAVGLPDTGYCGFYIAISQFEGTASSIIVGLLLLCIAFCFATTAAANIMMITKIHSIYRSTGASMAKAQQEFATEFMRNQHIQHAASSAVNTAINSQINNSRY; encoded by the exons ATGTCTGGTTTTGACGACCCTTTTGGTGAAAATCCTTTTGCCGATCCAGCTATACAACAGGCAACAAGAGTAACAACtaatattcaaaattcattgGAAGACTATAACCCATTTGAACCCGATAATGATAAACATAAGTTGCAGATAAACTCTGGTAATAATGCAGCAGTCGTCCAGCCTTTATCGCAAAACGCCCCTCCTACTGCTGCAAGTACGAGTATTCAAATAACTACTGAGGAATTGCag CGCCGTCAAGAAGAATTAGATCGCAAAGCTGCTGAATTAGATAGAAGAGAACAGCAGCTCCAAGGGAATGTTCCTCAACTTAATAATTGGCCACCATTACCGGATAATTTTTGTGTGAAGCCATGTTTTTATCAGGATTTCAATTTGGAGATTCCGCCAGAATTTCAGAAACTTGTAAAACACTTGTACTACACATGGAtgt TTTACACCATGACTATGGTACTCAATATAATTGGTGgactaataattttattttactctgGGAAAATTACAACCTTTGGCTTAGCATTATTTTACGCAATGCTTTCTACTCCCGCATCTTACATTTGTTG GTTTCGACCGGCATATAAAGCTTTCCGAAACGATTCCAGTTTTAATTTCATGGTATTTTTCTTTGTATACTTCTTTCAAACTGTGCTTACAGTTTTTCAAGCCGTCGGTCTTCCCGACACGGGGTATTGTGGATTTTATATTGCCATTTCGCAATTTGAAGGAACAGCATCGAGTATCATTGTTGGACTACTTTTACTTTGCATAGCTTTTTGTTTTGCAACAACCGCCGCTGCAAATATAATGATGATTACGAAG ATTCACTCAATTTACCGTAGCACTGGGGCCAGTATGGCTAAAGCGCAGCAAGAATTCGCAACAGAATTTATGAGAAATCAGCACATACAACACGCTGCTTCTTCGGCAGTGAATACCGCAATAAATTCACAGATTAACAACAGTAGATACTAA